In one Eulemur rufifrons isolate Redbay chromosome 22, OSU_ERuf_1, whole genome shotgun sequence genomic region, the following are encoded:
- the DNAJB8 gene encoding dnaJ homolog subfamily B member 8, translating to MANYYKVLGVQANASPEDIKKAYRKLALRWHPDKNPDNKDEAEKKFKQVSEAYEVLSDSKKRSVYDHAGCDTWHAGGGASAPYNSPFDAGYTFRNPEDIFREFFGGLDPFSFDFWDAPFGSDRGGRGHGVRGAFSAGFGEFPAFMEAFSAFDALGRSGGGSRTTFSSTSFGGAGPGGSGFKSVMSSTEVINGHKVTTKRIVENGQERVEVEEDGQLKSVTVNGKEQLKRVDSK from the coding sequence ATGGCCAACTACTACAAAGTCTTGGGGGTCCAAGCCAACGCGTCCCCGGAGGACATCAAGAAGGCCTACCGCAAGCTGGCCCTGCGGTGGCACCCGGACAAGAACCCGGACAATAAGGACGAGGCCGAGAAGAAGTTCAAGCAGGTGTCCGAGGCCTACGAGGTCCTGTCCGACTCCAAGAAGCGCTCTGTGTACGACCACGCGGGCTGTGACACCTGGCACGCGGGTGGCGGGGCCAGCGCCCCCTACAACAGTCCCTTCGACGCCGGCTACACCTTCCGGAACCCCGAGGACATCTTCCGCGAGTTTTTCGGCGGCCTGGACCCCTTCTCCTTCGACTTCTGGGACGCCCCGTTCGGCAGCGACCGCGGTGGCCGGGGACACGGTGTCCGGGGCGCCTTCTCGGCCGGCTTCGGGGAGTTCCCGGCCTTCATGGAGGCTTTCTCGGCCTTCGATGCCCTGGGTCGCAGCGGCGGTGGCAGCCGGACCACCTTCTCGTCCACCTCGTTCGGGGGCGCCGGGCCCGGCGGCTCCGGGTTCAAATCCGTGATGTCGTCCACCGAGGTGATCAACGGGCACAAGGTGACCACCAAGCGCATCGTGGAGAACGGGCAGGAgcgggtggaggtggaggaggacgGGCAGCTTAAGTCGGTCACCGTCAACGGCAAGGAGCAGCTCAAGAGGGTGGACAGCAAGTAG